From one Liolophura sinensis isolate JHLJ2023 chromosome 10, CUHK_Ljap_v2, whole genome shotgun sequence genomic stretch:
- the LOC135476913 gene encoding carbohydrate sulfotransferase 12-like, producing MGFWHNATKIVFARDPYSRLYSAYVDKFFLPDFWASGARIKRLVRNNVTVETSCGHDVTFEEFLRYVIHAEETGQYIHEFVDDHWQPVTRLCQPCDMSYDIIAKQETFSKDRDFIVDKLGISSILPTSQSISKDDTNKDAINQTIDTYWGVVKFKKPCVSQLELAERFWRSYQIQGYLPSSLKFPEQMLPKDSDDIKEDFRKLALAMYESNKPSNGSWKQQRLDEMTKAYKDIPTPVMEKIKLYFRKDFELFSYEMNPNHLYSYR from the coding sequence ATGGGCTTTTGGCACAATGCCACGAAGATAGTTTTTGCCCGTGACCCATATTCTCGTCTTTACTCGGCTTACGTTGATAAGTTTTTCTTGCCCGATTTTTGGGCCAGTGGTGCCCGAATAAAGCGACTCGTCAGGAACAACGTCACGGTGGAGACGTCATGTGGACATGACGTGACGTTTGAAGAATTCTTACGCTACGTCATTCACGCCGAGGAAACAGGTCAATACATTCATGAATTTGTGGATGACCACTGGCAGCCGGTGACTCGCCTTTGCCAGCCGTGTGATATGTCCTATGACATCATCGCCAAACAAGAAACGTTTTCCAAAGATCGAGATTTCATCGTTGATAAACTAGGCATTTCCTCCATTCTACCGACATCACAGTCGATTTCAAAAGACGACACGAACAAAGATGCTATCAACCAGACGATAGACACGTACTGGGGAGTAGTTAAGTTCAAGAAGCCGTGTGTAAGCCAGTTAGAGTTAGCGGAGAGATTCTGGAGGTCCTATCAAATACAGGGTTACCTCCCTTCCTCCTTAAAATTCCCTGAGCAAATGTTACCGAAGGACTCGGACGACATCAAAGAAGATTTTCGAAAGTTGGCTCTGGCAATGTACGAGTCTAACAAACCGTCTAATGGTTCGTGGAAGCAACAACGACTGGATGAAATGACCAAGGCATATAAGGATATCCCCACACCTGTCATGGAGAAAATTAAACTTTATTTTAGAAAAGATTTTGAACTGTTTTCTTATGAAATGAATCCAAATCATTTATAttcatacaggtga
- the LOC135476914 gene encoding beta-1,3-galactosyl-O-glycosyl-glycoprotein beta-1,6-N-acetylglucosaminyltransferase 3-like — protein MQDSQPLDIVPFFSTLKVNKDCDAFKRRREYVTQGVSSEEANFPIAYSILVYKDFSQVERLLRAIYRPHNFYCIHHDNKSTPLFKERLQELVHCFDNVFLSSRSVLVRWGYFTVLEADLICMRDLLKYKSWKYLINLTGQEFPLKTNWQIVKILKTYQGANDISGSLLLRDDKRLTKKERPPHNITVVKGPVHMAASRAFVEYIFSDQKAKDFLNWVHGTQVPDETYFPTLQNNPHLGAPGAFGGGQELMEKTLSMVRYKLWYYSTETCHGKRVRLICVFNIGDLPNLTQAKQLFANKFHHHYGQHAYDCLEEWHRNRTRDEYLGIYEFDAREYSPLPFVKYRTNLR, from the exons ATGCAAGACAGTCAGCCATTAGACATTGTGCCGTTTTTCAGCACGTTGAAAGTGAACAAAGACTGTGACGCGTTCAAAAGGAGGCGAGAATATGTCACGCAAGGTGTGTCTTCAGAAGAAGCCAATTTTCCTATCGCTTACTCCATTTTAGTTTACAAAGACTTTTCGCAAGTAGAAAGGTTATTGCGAGCGATATATAGACCACATAACTTCTACTGCATTCACCACGACAACAAATCCACGCCATTATTCAAGGAGAGACTTCAAGAACTCGTACATTGCTTCGACAATGTGTTTTTGTCATCGAGAAGCGTTCTTGTCCGCTGGGGCTATTTTACTGTCTTAGAAGCGGATCTTATATGCATGCGAGATCTGCTGAAGTATAAATCttggaaatatttaataaatttgaccGGACAGGAATTTCCTCTGAAAACAAACTGGCAGATTGTGAAGATTTTAAAAACGTATCAAGGTGCCAACGACATCAGCGGGAGCCTACTTTT GAGGGATGACAAGAGATTAACCAAAAAAGAGAGACCTCCGCATAATATCACAGTCGTCAAGGGACCGGTACACATGGCAGCTTCCAGGGCCTTTGTTGAGTACATTTTCAGCGATCAGAAGGCCAAAGACTTCCTAAACTGGGTTCACGGTACCCAGGTTCCTGACGAGACGTATTTCCCTACTCTACAGAATAACCCTCACCTTGGGGCACCAGGCGCATTCGGAG GTGGCCAAGAGCTCATGGAAAAAACACTGTCCATGGTTCGATACAAGCTCTGGTACTACAGTACGGAGACTTGCCACGGGAAGAGAGTACGGCTTATCTGTGTCTTTAACATCGGCGACCTGCCCAATCTGACCCAAGCCAAGCAGCTGTTTGCTAACAAGTTCCATCATCATTACGGTCAGCATGCCTACGACTGCTTGGAAGAGTGGCATCGGAACCGGACTAGGGATGAGTACCTTGGGATATACGAATTTGATGCCAGAGAATATTCACCGTTGCCCTTTGTCAAATACAGGACAAATCTGAGATGA